One part of the Sphingopyxis sp. PAMC25046 genome encodes these proteins:
- a CDS encoding HAD family phosphatase has translation MIRQSVIFDVGRVLFDWDLRFLFAKLIAEKDELEWFVTNVVTPEWHFQHDAGRPLAEMVPELKAEFPAHVALIDAYATRFNETIPGPVPGSLDLVERLDAAGVPLFAITNFGHEFWEGFRPTQPVFDRFRDIIVSGTEKLMKPDPVIYALAIERFGIDPAGAIFIDDNAANVAGAESAGIAGHHFRGAMELERDLVTRGYLS, from the coding sequence ATGATTCGCCAGAGCGTTATCTTCGACGTCGGCCGCGTCCTGTTCGACTGGGACCTGCGCTTTCTCTTCGCAAAGTTGATCGCCGAGAAGGACGAGCTCGAGTGGTTCGTCACCAACGTCGTCACGCCCGAGTGGCATTTCCAGCACGACGCCGGCCGCCCGCTCGCCGAGATGGTTCCCGAGCTGAAAGCCGAGTTTCCGGCGCATGTTGCACTGATCGACGCCTATGCAACGCGCTTCAACGAAACGATCCCCGGTCCGGTGCCGGGCAGCCTCGACCTGGTCGAGCGGCTCGATGCTGCGGGTGTTCCGCTGTTCGCGATCACCAATTTCGGGCATGAGTTCTGGGAAGGCTTCCGTCCGACCCAGCCGGTGTTCGACCGTTTCCGCGACATCATCGTGTCGGGCACCGAAAAGCTGATGAAGCCCGATCCTGTAATTTACGCGCTCGCGATCGAGCGCTTCGGTATCGACCCCGCGGGCGCGATCTTCATCGACGACAATGCCGCCAATGTCGCGGGCGCCGAATCGGCCGGCATCGCGGGGCATCATTTTCGCGGCGCGATGGAGTTGGAGCGCGACCTCGTCACGCGGGGCTATTTGTCCTGA
- a CDS encoding helix-turn-helix domain-containing protein: MDYRSGLGTRLRLLVAALDDAVEQAYRDAGLDFRPRFYPYFRLLMARESASVGECVAALGFTQPAATQTLQTMVREGLIEPVPGRDRRERRFSLTVGARAIIPDLEAIWAATAGAARALDAALPQPLGATVDAALEQLERQSFGDLIRKERLP, encoded by the coding sequence ATGGACTATCGGTCAGGCCTTGGAACACGTCTGCGGTTGCTGGTGGCCGCGCTCGACGACGCGGTCGAGCAGGCTTATCGCGACGCGGGCCTCGATTTCCGGCCGCGCTTCTACCCCTATTTTCGGTTGCTCATGGCGCGCGAGTCGGCATCGGTCGGCGAATGCGTCGCCGCGCTTGGCTTCACCCAGCCCGCCGCCACCCAGACGCTGCAGACGATGGTTCGCGAAGGCCTGATCGAACCGGTTCCGGGTCGCGACCGGCGCGAACGGCGTTTTTCCCTCACCGTCGGCGCGCGCGCGATTATACCCGATCTCGAAGCGATCTGGGCCGCGACCGCCGGTGCCGCGCGCGCGCTCGACGCGGCGCTGCCGCAACCTCTGGGCGCGACCGTCGATGCCGCCCTCGAACAACTCGAACGCCAGTCGTTTGGCGACCTTATCAGGAAGGAGCGCTTGCCATGA
- a CDS encoding thioesterase family protein — MTDARSAVPLDDFRVQERVRVRFNEIDGQNIVFNANYLVYADIGVTEYFRALGEGQPGPYFNQYGTDIRETHCEIDYHAPARLDELITIAARISRFGRTNFTLHCGIFRDNERLTDIEISYAHLDTDSGQPTPLPGSFIAEVRRFEARTPTQG; from the coding sequence ATGACCGACGCTCGCAGCGCCGTGCCGCTCGACGATTTCCGCGTCCAGGAGCGCGTCCGCGTGCGCTTCAACGAGATCGACGGACAGAATATCGTCTTCAACGCCAATTATCTGGTTTATGCCGACATCGGGGTGACCGAATATTTCCGCGCCCTCGGCGAAGGTCAGCCCGGCCCCTATTTTAACCAATATGGCACAGACATTCGCGAGACGCACTGCGAGATCGACTATCATGCGCCCGCGCGGCTCGACGAGCTGATCACGATCGCCGCGCGAATCAGTCGTTTCGGCCGGACGAACTTCACGCTTCATTGCGGGATTTTTCGCGATAATGAACGGCTTACCGACATCGAGATCAGCTATGCCCATCTCGACACCGATAGCGGTCAGCCGACACCCTTGCCGGGCAGTTTCATTGCGGAAGTGCGGCGATTCGAAGCGCGGACTCCGACGCAGGGCTGA
- the ykgO gene encoding type B 50S ribosomal protein L36, which produces MKIRNSLKSLKDRHRDNRVIRRRGRTYVINKTNRRFKARQG; this is translated from the coding sequence ATGAAGATTCGCAACAGCCTGAAGTCGCTGAAGGACCGCCACCGGGATAACCGCGTGATCCGCCGCCGTGGGCGCACCTATGTGATCAACAAGACCAACCGCCGCTTCAAGGCGCGCCAGGGCTGA
- a CDS encoding phosphomannomutase/phosphoglucomutase, producing MTHNFHPTMLREYDIRGVVGDTLSDKDAYAIGRSFATLIRRAGGKRIAVGYDGRLSSPMLADALIAGINAAGVDALNVGLGPTPMLYYAASTEDVDGGIQITGSHNPPDYNGFKMVFQGRPFFGADILAIGEMAAAGDWDAGEGTSESIDIVDAYVDRLVEGFAGGAFRIGWDAGNGAAGTVIEKLTARLPGEHHLLFTDIDGHFPNHHPDPTEEKNLADLRKLVAEKSLDFGVAFDGDGDRIGAIDGEGRVIWGDQLLQIYAAAVLKDLPGATVIADVKASQALFDRVAELGGEPLMWKTGHSLIKAKMKETTSPLAGEMSGHIFFADRYYGYDDAPYAAVRLIEAATKLGQSVTALRGDMAPMVNTPEMRFQVDESRKFAIVDEVLNRLAESGAKVDRTDGARVLTDDGWWLLRASNTQDVLVARAEAKDEAALARLLAAIDEQLALSGIVRGPQAAH from the coding sequence ATGACGCACAATTTCCACCCGACGATGCTGCGCGAATATGACATTCGCGGCGTCGTTGGCGACACGCTGTCCGACAAGGACGCCTATGCCATCGGGCGCAGCTTCGCGACGCTGATTCGCCGCGCAGGCGGCAAGCGCATCGCGGTCGGCTATGACGGACGCCTCTCGTCCCCGATGCTCGCCGACGCGCTGATCGCCGGGATCAACGCCGCGGGCGTCGATGCGCTCAACGTCGGGCTCGGGCCCACGCCAATGCTCTATTATGCCGCTTCAACCGAAGATGTGGACGGCGGCATACAGATAACCGGCAGCCACAACCCCCCCGACTATAATGGTTTCAAGATGGTGTTTCAGGGGCGTCCCTTCTTTGGCGCCGACATTTTGGCCATCGGCGAAATGGCCGCCGCGGGCGACTGGGATGCGGGCGAAGGCACGTCTGAGAGCATCGACATCGTCGACGCCTATGTCGACCGGCTGGTCGAAGGTTTCGCGGGCGGCGCCTTCCGCATCGGTTGGGACGCCGGCAACGGCGCCGCTGGCACCGTGATCGAGAAGCTGACCGCGCGCCTTCCCGGCGAGCATCACCTGCTGTTTACCGACATCGACGGCCATTTTCCGAACCACCATCCCGACCCGACCGAGGAAAAGAATCTCGCCGATCTCAGGAAGCTCGTCGCCGAGAAGAGTCTCGATTTCGGCGTCGCTTTCGATGGAGACGGCGACCGCATCGGCGCGATCGACGGCGAGGGCCGGGTGATCTGGGGCGACCAGCTGCTGCAAATCTATGCCGCTGCGGTGCTGAAGGATTTGCCCGGCGCAACGGTCATCGCCGACGTGAAGGCGAGCCAGGCGCTGTTCGACCGTGTTGCCGAGCTCGGCGGTGAACCTTTGATGTGGAAGACCGGTCACAGCCTGATCAAAGCAAAGATGAAGGAAACCACGAGCCCGCTGGCAGGCGAGATGAGCGGGCATATCTTCTTTGCCGACCGCTATTATGGTTATGATGACGCGCCCTATGCCGCGGTACGGCTGATCGAGGCGGCGACCAAGCTCGGGCAGAGCGTAACCGCCCTGCGCGGCGATATGGCGCCGATGGTCAACACGCCCGAAATGCGCTTCCAGGTCGACGAGAGCCGCAAGTTCGCCATTGTGGACGAAGTTCTGAACCGGCTCGCCGAATCGGGGGCGAAGGTCGACCGCACCGACGGCGCGCGCGTGCTGACCGACGATGGCTGGTGGCTGCTTCGCGCCTCGAACACGCAGGACGTGCTCGTCGCGCGCGCCGAGGCGAAGGACGAGGCGGCGCTCGCGCGCCTGCTCGCCGCGATCGACGAGCAGCTCGCCTTGTCGGGGATCGTGCGGGGGCCGCAGGCGGCGCATTGA
- a CDS encoding S9 family peptidase, protein MTLHGKTLSDPYHWLKDESYPVIDDKDVLDYVKAENAYFDAAMKPHAALVETLFQEMKGRIKEADSSVPQKDGDWVYWVEYEEGAEYKKWYRRPVAGGEPVLILDEVAMAAGKDYFRLAEVSVSPNGKLMAYSFDDNGSERFEARIRNLETGELLPDTIPGTLSSLVWTSGNDAILYGLANENWRTDNVRLHKLGTPITQDKLLYKEADIGFGVGIGKTAADNYIVVATGDNETSEVYLLPADNPEAEMRLVSARKKGREYSVDEREGTLYIHTNDEHPNFRVATASVAKPGEWKTLIPGSDDNYITGLSVFRDYFVLESREKGVDQVDIRTYDAPLTPGRIKFPEATYVAGLGDNPEYHQEKLRLDYESMVTPDTVFDYDLAKRELETLKVQEIPSGYNQDDYITELVNMPSRDGTPVPVSLVYKRGTPRDGSAPMHLYVYGSYGYRVPPGFSTTRLSLVDRGMIYAIAHVRGGDDLGRAWYLAGKTDQRKNTFNDFVDVAKGLIAAKYTSAGKISIEGRSAGGQVMGAVYNQAPELWGAVLAGVPFVDVINTMVDETLPLTPGEWPEWGNPITDKAAFDYMLSYSPYDNVTAKAYPPMLVSAGLNDPRVTYWEPAKWVAKLRATRTNDSTLLLRTNMGAGHAGKSGRWGALREDAEEFAFVLTQLGVEK, encoded by the coding sequence ATGACGCTGCACGGCAAGACGCTGTCCGATCCGTACCACTGGCTGAAGGACGAGAGCTATCCGGTGATCGATGACAAGGACGTGCTCGACTATGTGAAAGCCGAAAACGCCTATTTCGACGCTGCGATGAAGCCGCACGCGGCGCTCGTCGAAACTTTGTTTCAGGAGATGAAGGGCAGGATCAAGGAAGCGGATTCGTCGGTGCCGCAGAAGGACGGCGACTGGGTCTATTGGGTCGAATATGAAGAGGGCGCCGAATATAAGAAATGGTATCGGCGGCCCGTCGCGGGAGGCGAGCCGGTCCTGATCCTCGACGAGGTCGCGATGGCCGCGGGCAAAGATTATTTCCGTCTCGCCGAGGTGTCGGTGAGCCCGAACGGCAAGCTGATGGCCTATTCGTTCGACGACAATGGCTCCGAACGCTTCGAGGCGCGCATCCGCAACCTCGAGACGGGCGAGCTGCTTCCCGACACCATCCCCGGCACGCTATCGTCGCTCGTCTGGACGTCGGGTAACGACGCGATCCTCTACGGTCTCGCGAACGAGAATTGGCGCACCGACAACGTCCGGCTCCACAAACTCGGCACGCCGATCACGCAAGACAAATTGCTCTACAAGGAGGCCGACATCGGCTTCGGCGTCGGGATCGGCAAGACCGCCGCCGACAATTATATCGTCGTCGCGACGGGCGATAACGAGACGAGCGAGGTCTATCTGCTCCCCGCCGACAATCCCGAGGCGGAGATGCGGCTCGTCTCGGCGCGCAAAAAGGGCCGCGAGTATAGCGTCGATGAACGCGAGGGCACGCTCTACATCCACACCAACGACGAGCATCCCAATTTCCGCGTCGCGACCGCGAGCGTTGCGAAGCCCGGCGAATGGAAGACGCTGATCCCCGGATCGGACGACAATTACATCACCGGCCTTTCGGTTTTCCGCGACTATTTCGTGCTCGAATCGCGCGAGAAGGGCGTCGATCAGGTCGATATTCGCACATATGACGCGCCGCTCACCCCGGGCCGGATCAAATTTCCCGAGGCGACCTATGTCGCGGGGCTCGGCGACAATCCCGAATATCATCAGGAAAAGCTGCGGCTCGACTATGAATCGATGGTCACCCCCGACACGGTGTTCGATTACGACCTCGCCAAACGAGAACTCGAAACGCTGAAGGTACAGGAGATTCCTTCCGGTTATAATCAAGACGATTATATAACCGAATTGGTAAACATGCCCTCCCGTGACGGCACGCCGGTTCCGGTGTCACTCGTCTATAAACGGGGCACGCCGCGCGACGGCAGTGCGCCGATGCATCTCTATGTCTATGGCTCATACGGCTACCGCGTCCCGCCGGGCTTCTCGACAACGCGCCTCAGCCTCGTCGACCGCGGCATGATCTACGCCATCGCGCATGTCCGCGGCGGCGACGACCTCGGCCGCGCCTGGTATCTCGCGGGCAAGACCGACCAGCGCAAGAATACGTTCAACGATTTCGTCGACGTCGCCAAAGGGCTGATCGCAGCCAAATATACGAGCGCGGGCAAGATTTCGATCGAAGGCCGCTCGGCGGGCGGACAGGTGATGGGGGCGGTCTATAATCAGGCGCCCGAGCTGTGGGGCGCGGTGCTCGCGGGCGTTCCCTTCGTCGACGTGATCAATACCATGGTCGACGAGACGCTGCCGCTGACCCCCGGCGAATGGCCCGAATGGGGCAATCCGATCACCGACAAGGCGGCGTTCGACTATATGCTGAGCTACAGCCCCTACGACAATGTGACGGCAAAGGCTTATCCGCCGATGCTGGTGTCGGCAGGGCTCAACGACCCGCGCGTGACCTATTGGGAGCCGGCCAAATGGGTCGCGAAGCTCCGCGCGACGCGGACCAATGATTCGACTTTGTTGCTGCGCACCAACATGGGCGCGGGCCACGCCGGCAAGTCGGGCCGCTGGGGCGCGCTGCGCGAGGATGCCGAGGAGTTCGCTTTCGTGCTGACGCAGCTCGGGGTCGAGAAATAA
- the rpoN gene encoding RNA polymerase factor sigma-54, which translates to MALGPRLDLRQSQSLVMTPQLQQAIKLLALSNLELEAYLAEALEGNPLLDTASADSEGAGGDEPAGEAPVAEAASLEADRALSADDGSANDLDVDLAESFHHDSASDNVGLSGSGEDIDFDSFAEHEGTLHDYLLAQVGERFGGIEAIVAGQLVALIDEAGYLRADLAELAAQLGVPLALVETVLAGIQCFDPSGVGARDLAECIAIQAREADRYDPAMATMIAHLDLVAKGAFPQLKRICGVDDEDLADMIRELRGYDPRPGLKFGGEGAPAVVPDLYIRQTAKGWAVEINNGTLPRLLVNRRYYTELAQGAAAKSKAWLSEQLAGANWLVRALDQRQRTIVKVASEIVKQQEGFFLNGVAHMRPLTLRQVAEAIGMHESTVSRVTSNKYLSCARGLFELKYFFSSGIAATGGDGAVSAEAVKSRIRAMIEGEDARAILSDETIAQKLSAEGHDIARRTVVKYREAMGYGSSVQRRRQKALAG; encoded by the coding sequence ATGGCGCTCGGTCCGCGTCTCGATCTCCGCCAGTCGCAATCGCTGGTGATGACGCCGCAGCTGCAGCAGGCGATCAAGCTGCTGGCGCTGTCGAACCTCGAACTCGAAGCCTATCTGGCCGAGGCGCTCGAGGGCAATCCGCTGCTCGATACGGCGTCGGCCGACAGCGAGGGCGCCGGCGGCGACGAGCCCGCTGGTGAAGCGCCCGTCGCGGAAGCCGCGTCGCTTGAGGCGGATCGGGCGCTGTCGGCCGATGACGGAAGCGCGAACGACCTCGACGTCGACCTGGCCGAAAGCTTCCACCACGACAGCGCGAGCGACAATGTCGGGCTTTCGGGCAGCGGCGAGGATATCGATTTCGACAGTTTCGCCGAGCATGAGGGGACGCTCCACGACTATCTGCTCGCGCAGGTCGGCGAGCGGTTCGGCGGAATCGAGGCGATCGTCGCAGGGCAGCTGGTCGCGCTGATCGACGAGGCGGGATATCTGCGCGCCGACCTTGCCGAGCTTGCCGCGCAGCTCGGCGTTCCGCTGGCGCTGGTCGAAACGGTGCTGGCGGGCATCCAGTGCTTCGACCCGTCGGGCGTCGGCGCGCGCGACCTCGCCGAATGTATCGCGATTCAGGCGCGCGAGGCCGACCGCTACGACCCCGCGATGGCGACGATGATCGCGCATCTCGATCTGGTCGCCAAGGGCGCTTTCCCGCAATTGAAGCGCATCTGCGGGGTCGATGACGAGGATCTCGCCGACATGATTCGCGAGCTGCGCGGCTATGATCCGCGTCCCGGCCTCAAATTCGGCGGCGAGGGTGCGCCCGCGGTCGTCCCCGACCTCTATATTCGCCAGACCGCGAAGGGTTGGGCGGTCGAGATCAACAATGGCACCCTGCCCCGCCTGCTCGTCAACCGCCGCTATTACACCGAACTCGCGCAGGGCGCGGCGGCGAAGAGCAAGGCGTGGCTGTCCGAGCAGCTCGCGGGCGCCAACTGGCTCGTGCGCGCGCTCGACCAGCGTCAGCGCACGATCGTCAAGGTTGCGAGCGAGATCGTGAAGCAGCAGGAAGGTTTTTTCCTGAACGGTGTCGCGCATATGCGCCCGCTGACGCTGCGTCAGGTCGCCGAGGCGATCGGCATGCACGAATCGACCGTCAGCCGCGTCACCAGCAACAAATATCTGAGCTGTGCGCGCGGCCTCTTCGAACTCAAATATTTCTTCTCGAGCGGAATCGCCGCGACCGGGGGCGACGGTGCGGTATCGGCCGAGGCGGTGAAGAGCCGGATCCGGGCGATGATAGAAGGCGAGGATGCGAGGGCGATCCTCTCCGACGAGACGATCGCGCAGAAACTGTCGGCCGAGGGGCACGACATCGCGCGGCGCACCGTCGTCAAATATCGCGAGGCGATGGGCTATGGCTCGTCGGTGCAAAGACGGCGGCAGAAGGCTTTGGCAGGGTAA
- a CDS encoding S41 family peptidase, with protein sequence MIRALLLLAFACFALPAAAQPISAADRGQTIDEIAHLLATRYVDADKGKRIAAELHRAKRQWRDVADGLAFAKALTGWLRQVSGDGHFAVDYSASPIPADGGDKTFLDAEIERYYGAHVNHGVQKIERLDGNIMLIDLRVFPPPALGGDVIAAMMTVAAQGDALIIDLRNNGGGMETVDTIVSQLVPTGSPLSGSFDRPSGKTTPHVSPAPSEGRRFGETKPLYILTSKRTFSAAEALAYDLQALKRATIVGEVTGGGANPFEYRRVHPHFALSLPEKRSVNPITGTNWQDVGVRPDVAVPADRALETALSLAKEALARTPGGSQDK encoded by the coding sequence ATGATACGAGCCCTGCTTTTGCTGGCGTTCGCTTGCTTCGCGCTGCCCGCCGCGGCGCAACCGATCAGCGCTGCTGACCGGGGGCAAACGATTGACGAAATCGCTCATTTGCTCGCGACGCGCTATGTCGACGCCGACAAGGGGAAGCGGATAGCCGCCGAGTTGCATCGGGCGAAGAGGCAATGGAGGGATGTCGCCGACGGCCTCGCCTTCGCCAAAGCGCTGACGGGCTGGCTACGGCAGGTTTCGGGCGACGGGCATTTCGCGGTCGATTACAGCGCCAGCCCGATCCCCGCCGACGGCGGCGACAAGACCTTTCTCGACGCGGAGATCGAGCGTTATTATGGCGCACACGTCAATCACGGCGTGCAGAAAATCGAACGTCTCGACGGCAATATCATGCTGATCGACCTCCGCGTTTTCCCGCCCCCGGCGCTTGGCGGCGACGTCATTGCCGCGATGATGACCGTTGCGGCACAAGGCGACGCGCTGATCATCGATCTGCGCAACAATGGCGGCGGCATGGAAACGGTCGACACGATCGTCAGCCAGCTCGTTCCCACGGGGTCGCCGCTCAGCGGCAGTTTCGACCGTCCGAGCGGCAAGACGACGCCCCATGTCTCGCCTGCGCCGTCCGAAGGGCGCCGGTTCGGCGAGACGAAGCCGCTCTATATCCTGACCAGCAAGCGCACCTTCTCGGCCGCCGAGGCGCTCGCTTACGACCTTCAGGCCCTGAAACGCGCGACGATAGTCGGCGAAGTCACGGGGGGCGGCGCCAACCCGTTCGAATATCGCCGCGTGCACCCGCATTTCGCCCTGAGCCTGCCCGAGAAACGGTCGGTCAACCCGATCACCGGAACCAACTGGCAGGATGTCGGGGTCAGGCCCGACGTCGCGGTCCCCGCCGACCGGGCGCTCGAAACCGCGCTATCGCTCGCGAAGGAAGCACTCGCCAGAACGCCCGGCGGTAGTCAGGACAAATAG
- a CDS encoding aminopeptidase P family protein, which yields MSSAIHAERLARVRAELAARGLEGFVVPISDEHMSEYVGDYAQRMAWLTGFGGSAGTAAVLPEKAAVFVDGRYTVQVRDQVDGSLFDYVGVPQSSVAEWLGANVSAGQKVGYDPWLHGIDWARGLEKALAAKGASLVAVDANPIDAAWDDQPAPSDAVVTVHDAALAGQGAVEKREIIADWLKAKGLDTTVMTALDSIAWTFNLRGEDVSHTPVGLAFALLHADATADLFIAPEKLTDAVRAHLGNSVRIHDRDAFEAALADLSGKKVAVDPDRAVAAIFTALDGAGAKIARHRDPAVLPKAIKNATELDGTRAAHVRDGVAVSRFLKWMEAAAPQGGLDELGAAAKLREFRDESGALKDLSFDTISAAGPNGALPHYKVDETTNRAIETGTLYLVDSGGQYADGTTDITRTIAIGTPTAEMRRRFTQVLKGHIALATARFPKGTRGSQLDILARQYLWADGVDYAHGTGHGVGSYLAVHEGPQRIAKPAGGQAGTEEPLHAGMILSNEPGYYKAGAFGIRIENLVVVTPVRIDGAEEDMLGFETITFAPIAQNLVDVSLLSAAEAEWLDAYHAEVLAKLGAGMAGEEREWLEAACAPLDRSPAALAA from the coding sequence ATGTCCAGCGCCATCCATGCAGAACGCCTCGCGCGTGTCCGTGCCGAACTCGCCGCCCGCGGCCTCGAAGGCTTCGTCGTGCCGATCAGCGACGAGCATATGAGCGAATATGTCGGCGACTATGCGCAGCGCATGGCGTGGCTCACCGGCTTCGGCGGATCGGCCGGGACCGCGGCGGTGCTGCCCGAAAAGGCGGCGGTGTTCGTCGACGGGCGCTATACGGTGCAGGTCCGCGATCAGGTCGACGGGTCGCTGTTCGACTATGTCGGCGTGCCGCAGTCGAGCGTCGCCGAATGGCTCGGCGCGAACGTCAGCGCGGGGCAGAAGGTCGGTTACGACCCGTGGCTGCACGGCATCGACTGGGCGCGGGGGCTGGAAAAGGCGCTGGCGGCGAAGGGCGCGAGCCTCGTCGCGGTGGACGCGAACCCGATCGACGCGGCGTGGGACGACCAGCCGGCGCCGAGCGATGCGGTGGTGACCGTTCACGATGCCGCGCTCGCGGGGCAGGGTGCGGTCGAGAAGCGCGAGATCATCGCCGACTGGTTGAAGGCGAAGGGGCTCGACACGACGGTGATGACCGCGCTCGATTCGATCGCATGGACCTTTAACCTTCGCGGAGAAGACGTCAGCCACACGCCGGTGGGCCTCGCCTTTGCGCTGCTCCACGCCGATGCGACCGCCGACCTGTTCATCGCCCCTGAAAAGCTCACCGACGCGGTGCGCGCACATCTCGGCAACAGCGTCCGCATCCACGACCGCGACGCATTCGAGGCCGCGCTCGCCGATCTTTCGGGCAAGAAGGTGGCGGTCGATCCCGACCGCGCGGTCGCGGCGATCTTCACCGCGCTCGACGGAGCCGGCGCGAAGATCGCGCGTCACCGCGACCCCGCGGTGCTGCCCAAGGCGATCAAGAATGCGACCGAACTGGACGGCACGCGCGCCGCGCACGTCCGCGACGGCGTCGCGGTGTCGCGTTTCCTCAAATGGATGGAAGCGGCAGCGCCGCAGGGCGGTCTCGACGAACTCGGCGCGGCGGCGAAGCTGCGCGAATTTCGAGACGAAAGCGGCGCGCTCAAGGATCTGTCGTTCGACACGATCTCGGCCGCCGGTCCCAACGGCGCGCTGCCGCATTACAAGGTCGACGAAACGACCAACCGCGCGATCGAGACCGGGACGCTCTACCTCGTCGATTCGGGCGGCCAATATGCTGACGGTACGACCGATATCACGCGCACGATCGCGATCGGCACACCCACCGCCGAGATGCGCCGTCGCTTCACGCAGGTGCTGAAGGGGCATATCGCGCTCGCGACCGCGCGCTTTCCCAAGGGAACGCGTGGCAGCCAGCTCGACATATTGGCGCGCCAATATCTGTGGGCCGACGGGGTCGATTATGCGCATGGGACCGGGCACGGCGTCGGATCCTATCTCGCGGTGCACGAAGGGCCACAGCGCATCGCCAAGCCTGCGGGCGGTCAGGCGGGAACCGAGGAACCGCTGCACGCCGGCATGATCCTGTCGAACGAGCCCGGCTATTACAAGGCGGGTGCTTTCGGGATCCGCATCGAGAATCTCGTCGTCGTCACGCCGGTCCGCATCGACGGCGCCGAAGAGGATATGCTGGGGTTCGAGACGATCACCTTTGCGCCGATCGCGCAAAATCTGGTCGATGTGTCGCTGCTCTCGGCGGCGGAGGCCGAATGGCTCGACGCCTATCATGCCGAGGTGCTGGCGAAGCTTGGCGCGGGCATGGCGGGCGAGGAGCGCGAATGGCTCGAAGCTGCGTGCGCGCCGCTCGACCGCAGCCCCGCCGCACTCGCAGCCTGA
- the lptB gene encoding LPS export ABC transporter ATP-binding protein, with protein MTDDESTVATLSEGDHGVTEHRAHVREDAAAGNGLAVISIAKSYDKRVVLSDVSLSVGKGEVVGLLGPNGAGKTTCFYSIMGLVKPDAGRIMLDGADITALPMYRRSILGLGYLPQETSIFRGMTVAQNIEAVLELAEPDKIARERRLEELLDEFGLTRLRDAAAMALSGGERRRAEIARALAANPSIILLDEPFAGIDPLSISDIRDLVADLKTRGIGVLITDHNVRETLDLVDRACIIYDGKVLLAGSPAELVADPEVRRLYLGEGFSL; from the coding sequence ATGACCGACGACGAATCCACCGTGGCAACGCTTTCCGAGGGCGATCATGGCGTCACCGAGCATCGCGCGCACGTCCGCGAGGATGCGGCGGCGGGCAACGGTCTTGCGGTCATCTCGATCGCCAAAAGCTATGACAAGCGCGTCGTGCTGTCGGACGTCTCGCTGTCGGTCGGCAAGGGCGAGGTTGTCGGTTTGCTCGGCCCCAACGGCGCTGGCAAGACGACCTGCTTCTATTCGATCATGGGGCTGGTGAAGCCCGACGCCGGGCGCATTATGCTCGACGGCGCCGACATCACCGCGTTGCCGATGTACCGACGCTCGATCCTCGGCCTCGGTTATCTGCCGCAGGAAACCTCGATTTTTCGCGGTATGACGGTCGCGCAGAATATCGAGGCGGTGCTCGAACTCGCCGAGCCCGACAAGATCGCGCGCGAGCGCCGGCTCGAGGAGCTGCTCGACGAATTCGGCCTCACGCGGCTGCGCGATGCCGCCGCGATGGCGCTGTCGGGCGGCGAACGCCGGCGCGCCGAAATCGCGCGCGCGCTCGCCGCCAACCCCTCGATCATCCTGCTCGACGAACCGTTCGCGGGTATCGATCCCTTGTCGATCAGCGATATCCGCGACCTCGTCGCGGACCTCAAGACGCGCGGCATCGGCGTGCTGATCACCGACCATAATGTGCGCGAAACGCTCGACCTCGTCGACCGCGCCTGCATCATCTACGACGGCAAGGTGCTGCTTGCCGGTTCTCCGGCCGAACTCGTCGCCGACCCCGAGGTGCGTCGCCTCTACCTCGGCGAGGGTTTTTCCCTGTGA